DNA from Sebaldella sp. S0638:
GGAAGAGTATTATCAGAATGAAAATACAGAATTTGTAAAGGAGTTTCTGAGTGAAAAACTAAAATCCGTATATATCAAAGATAATAATATAAGCCTGAATGAACTGAAAAATATAAGATAAAATAAATTATATAAAATGAGTGCAGAATTTGATAAGACACTCATTTTATTTTGTAAAAATAAGGGGATTCTTTTGGATTAGTCTGGAAAAATGAAGAATATATGTTATAATTATAAAAAATAATAAAAAAACGGAGGTAAGATGAGATGCCTTTAATAACAATTGAAAGCGGGAAATTATCTGATGAACAAAAGTCTGAATTAATCAGCAGAGTTACTGAAACAGCAGCAGAAATAATGAATGTTCCCAAGGAATTCTTCTTTATCAGTATCAAAGAGCTTCCTGACGAAAATATAGGTATAGGCGGGAAAACAATAAAAAAAATAAAAAGTGAATATAAATAAAATACTTAATGAGTTTGGCAATGATTATTCGCAGATATATTCAGTGGATTACCGGCAAATGCAACAGCACTTTTACTGGCTGAAAACTATTGGAAATGAAGGTATTGTTGTGGAGTAGAAATATTTTGTGCAGAATAACAGATAAAATTATTTATAAAAACAGCAGGAAATATAGTGAAGTATTTCCTGCTTTATAGAATATTTATTCAAATAAAAGACAAAGTTTAAATTAACGGAGAACTAAGAAGTAAATATTATAATTATCACATACCAATAAAAATAATAATTTTTCTTCATAAAACTCCTTTTAAAAGACCTGGAAACGGGTCTTTTTTACTTTACATAATATAATTAGTAAAATGGTTCTGTGTAGGAATGATTTTAACTATATTCCGTAGTGTATTATACTTTTGTTTTCTTTGATTGCTTTGGAAATAAGAAGCATAAGATTACATACCCCTGATGATTTTTTGGTAAGTTTTCTTTTTAGAAAAATATTTTGAAAATATGACAGCGAGGTAACAGGAATGATTGTAATACCAGTATAATTAAGTCCGAAATGTTTTGTTTTTGAATTTTCGGAACCTGTAATCATAAGGTGAAAATCTTTCAAAAGTTTTAATATAATTTCATCTTCGACATTTATTATAAGATCATTTGGGGACTTATCATACCAGTATTTTTGCATAATGAGTTCACATTCTTTTTCAGTTCTGTCTAATAGCATAAAGCTATGCATTAACATAAAATTACTCCTTTTTATTTAAGTATCATAGATAAAATTATAGTTTTCATTTACATGGTCTGATATTACCCATACATTTTCTCATGACAAAACTTAGCCCAATCCTCATCTTTACTATCGAAATATTCTGTTGCGATATCAATATTTCTTTTATCCAAAATATTGGTAAGAAGATTTCTCCCGTGATCAAACTCTATATAAACATTTGCCCATTCTCCGACCTTAGTTCTGTCACCCCACCAGTAAGGGTAAATAACTAAAAAATTATTAACTGTATCAGGCTTAGTAAACTCATTTATTCCTCTTAAAATAGAAACTACACGCAGCATTGGATCAAAATTGCCGTAAAAAAATAAATTGCTCAGAACTAATATTTCATTTTCTTCATCATATTCATAATGCATCCATTCGAGATTATCTCTGACTCTGCCATTTAGGCACAGTGTCCAGTTATCCACAAAATCATCGGGATCTCCGTACATTTTCTTTTCTTCTTTCAGCCACGATCTCCAGTCGCTAAAATCATGGAAATTCTTAACAGGACTTTCAAGAAAATCATTCCAGCTGTTTTTTGTAATATTAACTCTTAATAATAATGATGGTTCTTCCATATTTTTCCTTTCTGAATGTAAATATTAAAATTATTTTATTATGATAACATAAATTTCAAATTTAGTAAAAAAATCAGACGATTATATTAAACATTTTTTTATTGCTAATGAAATTCTGAAAATTATCAGAAAAAACTCTGAGTGCTTTTGCTATATATGTATCAGAATTACCACATATATGAGGTGTAATAATAAGATTTTCCAGTTTCCAGAGAGGAGAATCTTCCGGAAGCGGTTCTGATTCAAAAACATCACACACAGCTCCGGCAATAATATTATCTTTTAATACTTCATAAAGAGTTTCGTTACTTATAATGTTTCCTCTGCCCATATTTATAAAATAGGCATTTTTTTTCATTAATCTCATTTTTTCAGAAGTAAGGAGATACTTTGTCTCTGCTGTGCTGGGAAGAAGGTTAATCAGAAAATCGCTGTTTTTTATAACAGAATCCACTTCCTTAAGAGTATAAACTTTTTCTATAAAGTTATCTCTGTTTATCCCGGAAGTATTTATACCAATAACTTTCATTCCCATAAAAGCAGCTTTTTCAGCAGTTTCTTTTCCAATAGACCCTAACCCGAGAATACCTACAGTTTTTCCTGATATCTGGCTTTGCGTTATTTCAGGATTCCATATATTAGCATGTTGGTTTCTTATAAAAAAATTCATATTTCTTACAAGCATAACCATAGACATTATGGCATATTCCGACATTTGAGTTTTATGTATTCCTGTGGAATTAGTAAAAAGTATATTATTTTTTTTGAATAATTCTAGGTCATAATTATCAACCCCGGCACTCAAAGCATTTACCCATTTCAGTTTTTTTGCCGTATCTGCCATTTCCTGAGTAAATACTCCGGTAAGAAAAATATCTGTATCAGGAAGTTCCTGAAATAAGGTGTTCCGGGAATTCACCACAACGAATTTCTGACCTTTGAATTCATTATCTATTATATTTTGTGCTTCTTCGGTTATTGGAAATTTTTTACTATGAAACAATAATATTTTCATGCGTTTACCTCCAAAATGTTTTATACTTTATTTATACTATTATTTTTAATTGAAATCAAATTATTTAAGCAACAAATATAATTGTATATAAAAATAAAAAACAACGAACAATATTGTGCGAACAAATGAAGTGCTAAGATAAAAAAAAGTTCAGGCTAAGTGATATGAGATATACTTAATACATAACAAAGAAATAATAATTTTTTCTTCATAAAACTCCTTTAAAAGACTTGGAAACAGGTCTTTTTGTTATTATAGGCATAAAATTATTTTATCATTTATATATATTTTTTTGTAGAAAGTAAAGATAAATTATATTTATTTAGGGATTTAAATTAGAAATTTTATGGTATAATTTTATAAATGAATTTGAGAGGTGAAAAATGAAGAGTCTTAAGAAGAAAGCAGAAGATTTTTGGAAACTTTTTTCTGAAAAAGAAAATGAAATAAGAACTTTAATGGATGAAAATAAAATAATGGAAAGATTTTCGGATATAGACAGCATGTTTGAAATAGATATGCCGTTTATGATGGGAAAGTCATCTGAGGGAAAATATGAACTTATCTTTAATCCTGCAGGGCTAAAGAGCAGATATTTTATAGCTGATTATTTTAAAAGAAAAATGCCTGTAGAATTAAAGAAAAAATGGGTTTTTTATGATATGAAACCAGTAATGGGAATAAAAAATATGCGTCTTTTAATAAATGACGAAAATTTTTATGAGGAAGATTTCAGCATTCTGATAAATAATGTAGATGCAGAAAGAAAGAGAGCAGATATCACAGCTTTATGCCCAAAGTTTTTTAATCAGAAAAAAGTTTTTGAGGAAAACGAAATGTATAATGTCATTTACAATATTATGGATGCACTTTTGGGCGAAGGAATAGTAGAATCTTACCTTGGGATAATAAAAATAGAAGATATGAAGACAAAACCGCAGGAAGCCCTTACATTGCGTGAATTCAGCACAAAAATGAATGAAATAATGGAAGAGAATTCATGGGCCAAAAATCCAAAAATACTAGACAGATATAATACATACAGATGTGATATAGAAAACATAGAAGATCTGAGAGCTGTAAGAAATGACATAGTCGTAGGTTTCAGTTCAAATATGGAAGTTGTGGAAGAATATACAGGCGAAAGCAATGAATATGAGTATATGAGCGGGCAGGGATGTATTTACGGTATGCTTTTTTATAATAACAGCGAGGTACCAAATGAGGAAAAAATTCCTCTGCGGGATAAATTTGAAAATATACTTGCAGAGACTCCGGAATATGGTGATGTATTTGAAATATTCGGGGCAGCTACAGGTCTTTATAAATCATATATTGATATAATTATTTATGATTATGAGCTGTTTGGAATAATGCTCGAGCGGCTCGAAACAGGGAGAGAATTTCCGGGACTTTCTTATAAGGATTTCAGAGTCAGTTCTGAAATAAGAAAAATAATAAATACAAGTGAAATGATATCATAATTATACTTACAAAAAAGTGGGTTATTGCTCTTTTTATACTAATATAATAAAATACAAATATCAAGACAGCAGGCAGGTGAAATATGAAAGTCAGGGAAGAATTTACATGCCCTATAGAATTGGCAACAGATCTAATATCTGCCAAATGGAAAACAATAATTCTGTGGGAATTAAGCAGCGGAACAAAAAGGCTGAAAGATTTGAGGAAAATAAAAAATATAAATGAAAAAATGCTGATACAGCATTTGAATGAGCTTATCGAAGCCGGTATTATCTCTAAGGAAGACTATAATACCTATCCTTTGAGGACTGATTATAATCTTACTGAACTGGGAGAAAAACTGCTTCCTACCCTGAAAGCCCTGCAGGAATTTGGGAAAGAGTATATAAAACACGGAGGTATTGATGTGGAAGAAGAATTAAAGCTGAAAGCTCTGGAATTGGTAAAAAAGAGCAGTGTATCATTTATAGGCTCGGTAAGCAGCGAAGGATTCCCCGACATAAAAGCAATGCTTGCACCGCGTGAAGTAAACGGTTTAAAGGAAATATTTCTTTCAACAAACACTTCTTCGATGAGAGTAGAGCAGTTTAGGGAAAATTCAAAAGCCAGCCTTTACTTTTATAATGAAAAATTATTTATAGGGGTTCTTCTTGAGGGTAATATGGAAGTAATGACGGATAGCGATACTAAAAAGCGTATATGGCGGGACGGAGATACTCTTTATTACACAAAAGGCGTGAATGATGAAGATTATTGTGTCTTGCGTTTTACTGCAAAATCCGGGCGGTTTTATGAAAATTTTTCATCTGTTAGTTTTGAAATTTGAGGATACAAGGAGAAGATTATGAAAGAAGCACTTATAATAATTGATGTACAGAATGATTATTTTCAAGCCGGAAAGATGGAACTGAGAAATCCGTCAGAAGCATTGGGAAATATAAAAAAGTTACTTGCAGAATTTCGGAATGAAAAGAAGGAAATAATCTTTATAAAGCATATTTCAGTCAGGGAAGAAGCAGGATTTTTTTTGAAAGATACCGTTGGAGCAGAGATACACAATGAGATATTTCCGTCTGATTCAGAAAAAATAGTTATAAAAAATTATCCGAATAGTTTTTTTAATACTGAACTGGATCAGTATTTAAAGGAAAAAGGCGTGGAAAGTCTTATTATCACAGGAATGATGACTCATATGTGCGTGGATTCCACGACTAGAGCTGCTAAAGACCTTGGTTATAAATGTACAGTAATAAAAGATACCTGTGCCACAAGGGATTTTATCTTTGAAGAAAAGCTTGTTGCTGCAGAAGAAATTCAAAAGTCATTTATGACTGCTCTGGGATATTATTATGCTGATATTTTAAGCTGTGAAGAGTATTTGGAAAAAAGAGTATAAAACAGACGAAAATTAGTTTTACAGTCAAACTAAAATATCCTCTAAGCATTATAAATTAAGACATTCAAACGAATATTTTTCATTGACATAATATACAAAAAATGATACTTTAATGTTGTGATATAAATAAATTCAAATATATTTAGGAGGAAACAGTATGGCTTATTCAATAGACAAAGATACTTGTATAGCTTGCGGAGCATGTGAAGGAGTATGTCCAGTAGAAGCAATAGCAGAAGCAGACGGAAAATATGCAATTGACGGAGGAACTTGTATTGATTGCGGTGCATGCGAAGGAGTATGTCCGGTAGAAGCAATATCAGGTGAGTAATAAATAAATAAAGATTTCAGAATCAGCTGGAATCTTTTTTTTGTTCAAAATAATTTTATTAGTTTATACAAG
Protein-coding regions in this window:
- a CDS encoding D-2-hydroxyacid dehydrogenase, with protein sequence MKILLFHSKKFPITEEAQNIIDNEFKGQKFVVVNSRNTLFQELPDTDIFLTGVFTQEMADTAKKLKWVNALSAGVDNYDLELFKKNNILFTNSTGIHKTQMSEYAIMSMVMLVRNMNFFIRNQHANIWNPEITQSQISGKTVGILGLGSIGKETAEKAAFMGMKVIGINTSGINRDNFIEKVYTLKEVDSVIKNSDFLINLLPSTAETKYLLTSEKMRLMKKNAYFINMGRGNIISNETLYEVLKDNIIAGAVCDVFESEPLPEDSPLWKLENLIITPHICGNSDTYIAKALRVFSDNFQNFISNKKMFNIIV
- a CDS encoding 4Fe-4S binding protein, encoding MAYSIDKDTCIACGACEGVCPVEAIAEADGKYAIDGGTCIDCGACEGVCPVEAISGE
- a CDS encoding winged helix-turn-helix transcriptional regulator, with product MKVREEFTCPIELATDLISAKWKTIILWELSSGTKRLKDLRKIKNINEKMLIQHLNELIEAGIISKEDYNTYPLRTDYNLTELGEKLLPTLKALQEFGKEYIKHGGIDVEEELKLKALELVKKSSVSFIGSVSSEGFPDIKAMLAPREVNGLKEIFLSTNTSSMRVEQFRENSKASLYFYNEKLFIGVLLEGNMEVMTDSDTKKRIWRDGDTLYYTKGVNDEDYCVLRFTAKSGRFYENFSSVSFEI
- the dmpI gene encoding 4-oxalocrotonate tautomerase DmpI, which produces MPLITIESGKLSDEQKSELISRVTETAAEIMNVPKEFFFISIKELPDENIGIGGKTIKKIKSEYK
- a CDS encoding cysteine hydrolase family protein; this encodes MKEALIIIDVQNDYFQAGKMELRNPSEALGNIKKLLAEFRNEKKEIIFIKHISVREEAGFFLKDTVGAEIHNEIFPSDSEKIVIKNYPNSFFNTELDQYLKEKGVESLIITGMMTHMCVDSTTRAAKDLGYKCTVIKDTCATRDFIFEEKLVAAEEIQKSFMTALGYYYADILSCEEYLEKRV